GCAGGATGTGGGTGATCATATGCTCTTCAGGTCAGAAAAAGACTCAAAGAGTTTAGCCACTTGTTGGGGGAACACAGCTTTGGGCAGCACCTCCTGACCTCAGGCCACTGGAAAATCTGGACAAACGCTGGTTGGCAGACGTGGTAACTCTCAGTAAATCATGACTTGTTTTGTCACTGTGGCAGCACAGTGGTGCTCATCAAAATTCTGCctgtgtccacatttggacccaatatccccctcccctgcagccctctggTGGGTAAGCAGTGACAGGTGACTATTTCTGGCAATTGGGCTATGATAGGATGTGATGGGTCACTTTTCAGTCCAAGCATCAAAAGGATGGACCCAAGACTGCAGCTTCCGCTTCTGCTGCTGTGACCAAGGTGGCAGCTGGGGGTCCCTGAGGGACCATATGGACCATTTCAGGGCTAAGACATGATCATAGCATAAGGTGGTCTACTACTAACCCGAATACCGCATTGTCAACCATGGCTTGTAACAGAGTTTGGGTTTGATTTTGGGTTAAAGGCCCAAGGATCTCATGAGAGACTCTTATGATGCTGTAAACATCCCGGATGCTCCTGAGATTCACTGGTACCATGAACGCACCGTGAATGCACGGGGCGGGCAGCTGCATCTCCAGGTGGTGCATGCGATGAACCTAGGACTCACCTTCGCCTGGAAGGGAGCTGACAGGCGTCCTCCCCAAGGGCAGTTCTCTTATCCATCAACTAAAATCCCATAGTTCTTGTTTCCGAATGAGATTCACACCAGACAAAGGCTCACAACCCAAAGTGGTGGCAGAAAGAGGAGAGGGATCAATCATACCACCAGGGTCCCGCCCTTGCTTCAAGCGGACAGCTGGTAGGCTGGCTTCTTTCGTAGCCTCCTGCTGGTGCTTTTGCATCTGTGGGCTACCTGAGAAACGGGATGCGCTGTTTCACCTGAGCGTTCTAAAACTGCGGAGTTGAGACAAAAGACTGGCCCTGACAGAGTTTCTGAGTTGAGGATAGGAATCCGGAGCCTCCCCATTCGCTTTGCAAAAGCCCAGGCTGCAGGGCACGGAGCCCATTTCCTTCCCACCTGCCGCCCAGCGGCCCCCTGCGGAATCACACCCCTGCTCAGGGCGGACTGAGGGATCTTGTTCCGGGTCTACGTTCTTACCTGATCTTCACAGGGTGCTGGCCCTGGAAGGCACCTTGGAGATGGTTGAAGCCAGTCTTCTTGATTTACAGCTAGGATAACAGACCCAGCGGAGAGGCCCCGGGCTAATCAGTGGTGGGCTAGGCCGGGAGCTGCAGCCCTGAGGAGTTCCCTGTGGCCTCCTACAGGCAGGGCCCCGGCCGGGTACCACACTGAAGATGAAACACCCCGTAGCTGCCCTGCAGGAACTGCCTCAGAAGGAAGATGGGCCTGGAAAGGTTACATGACATGATTGCTCTGTGGGGGTTAAAACTGAAGGAAGGCCAGGAGAAGCTGCAGCCTGCTCAGCCgaggcagggaaggcttccctaAGGGGCAGAGTTGGGGCGAACCCCCGGTCGAGGGGTTTCTCCTGCAGGAAAGTCAGGACGGGGGCGGGGGCACTGCATTCACTGGATGGAGCACAGGGCAAACGGAGGGGGTGGTTCTGCTGCCTCGTGGAGCTCAGCGTCTCCAGAGCACAAAGTagggaggtgaggggaggagggacacGAGGGAGACCAGCAGCTGGGGGTCTGCCAAGGTGTGCAGGCTAAAATTCATTGAAGAAGCCTGTTTCACTAGGGGGAGTAACGTGGGTGGGCCTGTCCATTCAGTAGATCTCTCTGTGACGGTGAGAAAGACAAACTGGGAGCCAGTGAAGCAGACAGCAGGAAGCCAGTCCAGTCAGGGTGCTCCAGCAGCACCCAGGTGAGAGAAGGCGGGTCTGCCCCAGGGCGGCGGGCCGGACAGGCGTGGGAAGGCGTCTGCAGGCGGCAGGTCTGCAGAAACAGGGACAATTCCTGAGTTTGTGTTTTGCGGAAAGGGCGTGACAGGTGCGCATTCACCAATgtagggagagggctgggggcagcCTGAGCGGATGGCTGAGAGGATGAGTTCAGGTGTGGATGCACTGAGGGTCCAGGTGCTTGGGGACAGTTAGGAGTGTTGGCCGGTAGGCAGCTGGGCTTGGATGAGAAGAAGAACCAGGCTGGCTGTAGACTCATGCTTTAGAGAGTGGGTGATGCGCAAAATCATGGCCGTGGATGAAGCTGCCCAGGGAGAGTGTCAGGTGAGCTGAAACAGGCCACAGAAGGAGCTGTCCCAGGTTGGGTTCTGTAGAAAGCAAACCAGAGAGCTTAGTCTGAACATTTATGAGAGAAGCaccatggaagggagggagaagacgTAGGATGGGGCAAAGGGAGAGGGAAGTTTCCATGCAGATCTGAGAGTCTTGGGGAAGCCACCACCACGGTTGATGGAGTGGGTCCCTGACGACGTGGGGGAGGGGCACCTCTCAATTAATGAGGGGAAGGAGGTTAAGAATGGGGTCGCGCGAAGGTTAGGGTTTGAGTGGAGCAACAAGGAGCTGGGGAGGTGGAGCCTGACAACctgtattttctttgtaaaatcagaAGCTGGGTCGTCTGCTGAACTTGGGCTGGGGTAGGGTTTGGGCTTGTGGAGAACAGTCCTCGAGGTAAGTGAGAGGACGCGTCTGGGGACCGCAGTGCAGTGTTTGAGTGGCAGCTGATGGTGCAGGGCCTGGAGGCCGTGAGCTGTGCCTGCTGGGTACCGCGGCTCGCCCCGCAGAGGAGCACGCAGGTGGGTTGGGGGGAGGACCCCGCGGCAACAGGGTGTTGGCTAACTGCCTGAGTTTCCCCAGATAATTCTCGAAGATTCTTTAGAGATAAACTCTctgttttaaaaatggcttttgtTTTCTAAGGAGACAAAACATTAGAAAGTATTCGAGTTGATGTGTGTGTGACATTTTCGGCTCCGTtagtccagtttatcaatttaCCCCTTTATGCATCACGCTTTTGGTGTTTTATTATGGAATCTTTGTCTAATTAAAGGTCacaaaggtttctcctgcaaatgcaaattaaaaccaccccGAGAGACCCCTTAGAATGGctacaatgaaaaagactgaTACTGTCCTGGCTGTTTGATGAGGGTGTGTGGGACTCAGAACTCTCTCATGCTGCTGATGGGAGTGTGTTCAACggtacagtcactgtggaaaacagtctgtcaggttcttaaaaagttaaaaaaagacacagatgaactgatttacaacacagaaacagactcacagacatagagaacaaacttatggttactggggtatagagggggtgggaagggacaaattgggagttcgagatttgcaccccttggggagtgatgggaatgttaggtatcttgattgtggtggtggtttcattggtacatacatctataaaaattcatcaaattgtacatctgaaatgtgtgtagtttacagaaattatattacagtaaagttgtttaaaattttttaaaaaaacttacacaTACAACTACCATGAGAAGCCAGTTTACTGGTAGGTATTTAactacaaaaaatgaaaacatatgtccatccAGAGACTTACTTGTACATGTGTGTTCATAGCAGATTGACTCCAATATCTCCAAACTGAAAACAGCCCCAAAGAACATCATGTGAGGAATAAACAAGCCAGGGCACCTGCCTGTCACTAAGCAGGAATGAACGGCACTCATGtgcaacaacctggatgaatctcaaaataattatgatgCATGAAAAGGCAGACCCAAAATTGTACATACTGTacattccatttataataaaagtctagaaaatgcaaactactcTGCAGTGACCAAGTGCAGCGCAGAGTTTGGTGGCGGGCAGGGAGGGTTACGGGGGCTTGAGGAAGCCTCGGGATGGGGGTGGTGATGGATGCATACATTCCTTgaatgtggtgatggtttcacggCCTGTAAACATGTCACAACTTTGTATACTCTACATAGTGCAGTTactgtatgttaattataccttaataaagctgttaaaaaatgcTGACCTGAAAATTAAGTATATGATGATCATTGACAATTAGCGAATAGAGCAAACTTTTAACAATAGTGTCTTAAATGTCAATTTAGTCAACCTAGACCTTTTAGAGGTTTAAAAAGCAGAAGTCTGATAATTCTCCCCTCCGCACACGGGTCACTGAGGCCTTTTTATTTTGCACACAGAACCACTGGGGACCTTGCCTGTAGACACTCGGAGATTACAATGTGGATACACGTGGCTCCAGACACCTGATGGAAGCGAGGTGAGAAAAACGATTTGGGCCAATCACATGATTACAGAGCGAGGGTTTCCAGCAGGGTTCCAGGTGGTCAAGCTCAGCTTCTGTAGCAGGTctaaggaagaggggagggcagtTAACTACCAGAGGCCCCTGCAAAGAATTCTGAGTGTTCCAAGGTAAAACCCAAGAGTCAATTGTAACAGAATCTGGCAAAAATGGGCGCTGTGTACTTTTACCAGAAACATTCTCTCAACACACAGAAGACTTTCTAACGTCAACTGAGTTACTCTGTTGTCCCAGAGTGACTACAATTCAAGGCCCCTTTCACCCTGCTTCCTTCCCGCTTCTCTGGGAGGCACCTGCTCTTACGTCCATTTTGCAGGTGGGGAGACTGAGTCTCAAAGAGGTTAAAAGGTTAGCCAAGGCCCACGCTTGTGCAGGACATCAGCTCAGAGGGTCTGAGTCCAGCGGCCCGCTAGCCCGCCCCTCCCACAACTCGGTCTACTCAATTTTCGTTTTCAGAGCTCTTCCCAATATCGTTGTCATTCTCACGCCACCTGCATTCAGGGCTTCCTACAGTTACGGCGCTGCCGGGGGCAGGTGGATTTCCTTAACCCTAACCAAGCACTGCTTGATGGAGGTGGCTGCTCCGAGTGCCCGCGGCATGGACTCAGCAGCACTCATCTTTCCTGGGCGGCGCGTCTCCACTCGGGAGGATGCTCCGGCACGTCCCTGCTGCCCTCAGTGAGGACGCCGGCCCAGCCCGCCCGACACCAGGGCGGGTTTTCCCCGCGCGCGCGAGGCGGGACTGGAGCGCGGGAGAGGCCGGGGCACCGCGCAGCGGGGACTGGATTCACGCCTCAGCCGCgcagcccggccccgcccctccccggaCAAGACCCGCCCCTCCGGCGTCCCGCCTGGGCGTCGCCCTTCCCCGGAAAGCCCCGCCCAccaccaggccccacccaccgGAATCGAAAGCAAAGGCGCGCTCGGCGTCTCGGCGCTCGCCTGCTCGGGTCTGGCGACGGCGGCGGAGAGCGGGTTCGGCGCGTGCGGCCAGCCCAGCGGGCGGGATGGAGGGGCCGCGGGCCGCCGCCGCGAGCGGGGACGTCTCCCTGCACAACTTCAGCGCCAGGCTGTGGGAGCAGCTCGTCCACTTCCACGTCATGCGGCTGACGGACTCGCTGTTCCTGTGGGTGGGGGTCACGCCGCACCTGCGCAACCTCGCCGTGGCCATGTGCACCCGCTACGTGAgtgcggggagggcggggggcgAGGGGAGGGCgccgggtggggggagggggcgagggaggagggaggagggaaggggcggGGGGCCCGGTCCCGGAGCGGCGGCGAGAGGGGCGGCGAGAGGGAcggggagggtgggaggacgCGGGTTGAGGGGTGGGGGTCCCTGAGGCCggccggtgggggtgggggtctgggtGGGACGGTGACCGAGGGCTCTGGGCAGTGGGGGTGCCAGCGGGGGCCTCAGGCGCGCTTTTCGTGCCCACCCGGTGCACGCCTGGGAGACAGTTGACTTGGTGGCCCCCAGGTTTCTcctgggcttggggagggggtgctTGGGGCCCTTCCTGTGATGTCCCAGCGGACTGGGGTCGGTCGGGGGCTGCGTCCGGCCAGCGCTTGGCCCCGGCCGCCCAGCTGGTTCTCCATCCCCATTGCAGTGTTTGGAGTGGCCAGGGGCTACCTCGTATCCGGTCACACTCGCCCTGGGGGGTGGCAGCTGCCCCCTTTTTTTCTTGCCGGCTCAGCATTGACCTCATCTTTTTACATGTCCAGCAGGGATCTCTTTCCTGTCTCTCCATTTGTGTGCCTCACTGGGAAGTCTAACAGGCATCTCTTACTAGACTTTCAAGACCAAACTCTCGGCACACCTGCTCCTCCCGCAGCCAGCCCCTCTGTTACAGCAGGTCTGTCCCTCTTGTAGGGGCATTCTTGGATCCTCCCACAGTTAACACGCCCGCCCAGCGTCAGTGAAGCAGCGGGCACTGCTCTCAGCAGAAGGTGCAGaatccagccacttctcaccTGCCACCTGGGCCAAGCCCacccatctctcctccctggcTGATGCCCCCTTTGCTGCCTGAACGGGTTTCTCAGAGCTGCTGTAACGaagtgccacagactgggaggcttTAAACAACAGTGATCGATTCCCTCCCCGTTCTGGAGGCCCGAAGTCTGAATCGGGGTGTTGGCAGGCCTGGTTCCTCgcggaggctctgggggagaggTCATCTCCGTCTCTgggcttctgctgctgctggcagtccttggtgttccttgacTGGCAGCCTCGTCACCCCTATCGTGCTGCCCATGTCACAGGCCTTCTCCCTgtgcctctgtctcttcccttcttctaaggacaccagtcctgttaGAGGAAGAGTCTGTCTCATCTCAACTTACGTctcaattacatctgcaaagactattTCCAAAGAAGGTCACCTGCCCaggtgctgggggttaggacCTGGACCTGCCTTTCGGAGGACGTGGCTCAGCCCTCAGCACTGCCCTATGGCCCGTTCTCCACGGGCAGTCAGTATTGTCATCTTTCTGCTCAGATGTTCTGAGAGAGGAATTCGGAGCACAGTCCAGAGACTGCATTGACCTCCAGGCCCTGTCACCTGGTGGGGCGCCCCTGCCCCGCTGTCCTCACGCCCACTTGCCCCTCTTGGCCACTCCAGCAGGCCAggctgctgctccctctgcagtTTATGGTCTCCCAACCGCATCCGTGCCGGGGGTGGGGCCTGTCTGTTCTCTGGGTTTTTGTCTCCCTGGTGCCTGACAAACTGCTCACTAAACCCTCGTTGGAGTGGGACGGAGGCCTCTCAGGGAACTCCGGTGTGTGGGGACTGCCGGTAACGGGTAGCCAGCTGGGCAGGCAGGAGTGCCCTCAGGGATGGGCGCCTGCAGGGTGAGGGGAGGTGAGAGGTCATCAGGCAGAACCTGGGCACAGCTTCAGAAGGAGACAGCCCCT
This genomic window from Camelus bactrianus isolate YW-2024 breed Bactrian camel chromosome 20, ASM4877302v1, whole genome shotgun sequence contains:
- the PSMG4 gene encoding proteasome assembly chaperone 4, which encodes MLRHVPAALSEDAGPARPTPGRVFPARARRDWSAGEAGAPRSGDWIHASAAQPGPAPPRTRPAPPASRLGVALPRKAPPTTRPHPPESKAKARSASRRSPARVWRRRRRAGSARAASPAGGMEGPRAAAASGDVSLHNFSARLWEQLVHFHVMRLTDSLFLWVGVTPHLRNLAVAMCTRYDPIPVSTALFGDTSDTTSTGLAQRLARKTSKQVFVSYNLQNTDSSFAFLVENRIKEEMEAFPEKF